One genomic window of Polyangium aurulentum includes the following:
- a CDS encoding Crp/Fnr family transcriptional regulator — protein MMMGKDAMAPTNVPAARPATVGNDGGLDPDARKRRILRRGAIGSAASPASQTTLADAGTIQRVTRGRPLITQGDPANSVVMLGGGRVRLVRALNEGHTLSLGYRGAGDLLGEAGLGGVPNHRESAIATEDVEALVVPLATIRSLMGSDAAFSNAVLGALVERNSETEERLASMLFRNVEARLAEFLLKAAARWGIPDPRGVLISAPFTHQEMASMIGSTRETVTLTLGELRRKGIIEVDRRRIVVLDREGLKTRT, from the coding sequence ATGATGATGGGTAAGGACGCGATGGCACCGACGAACGTTCCGGCGGCTCGCCCCGCCACGGTTGGCAACGACGGCGGGCTGGATCCGGATGCGCGCAAGCGCCGCATCCTGCGTCGCGGCGCGATCGGCAGCGCCGCGTCTCCGGCTTCGCAAACCACGCTGGCTGACGCCGGCACGATCCAGCGGGTCACCCGCGGCAGGCCCCTGATCACCCAGGGCGACCCCGCCAACTCGGTCGTCATGCTCGGCGGCGGCCGCGTCCGCCTCGTCCGCGCCTTGAACGAGGGCCACACGCTCTCGCTCGGCTACCGCGGCGCCGGCGACCTCCTCGGCGAAGCCGGCCTCGGCGGCGTCCCGAACCACCGCGAAAGCGCCATCGCCACGGAAGACGTGGAGGCCCTCGTGGTGCCCCTGGCCACCATCCGCAGCCTCATGGGCTCGGACGCCGCCTTCTCCAACGCCGTGCTCGGCGCCCTCGTCGAGCGCAACTCCGAGACCGAGGAGCGCCTCGCCTCGATGCTCTTCCGCAACGTGGAAGCGCGCCTGGCCGAGTTCCTCCTCAAGGCCGCCGCTCGCTGGGGCATCCCCGACCCCCGCGGCGTCCTCATCTCCGCGCCCTTCACGCACCAGGAGATGGCCAGCATGATCGGCTCGACCCGCGAGACGGTCACCCTCACCCTCGGCGAGCTCCGCCGCAAGGGCATCATCGAGGTCGACCGCCGCCGCATCGTCGTCCTCGACCGCGAAGGCCTCAAGACCCGCACCTGA
- a CDS encoding prenyltransferase/squalene oxidase repeat-containing protein, whose protein sequence is MQRGDGSWEVLPDPRIFETALCGYALSHTPGALHQEAVARARRWVASATPQAHGHVTYLLEDALRRILLGEGGEVDLTAPELSIPVMASRCTMLHTLALHAGMKVRATCSEAELRARVARAYERSAQTNLKRWSKAELIAAHILLEARAGDAIAVEAAGYDLAYGAPQSAFTFNPVSKALAYIALCTAAPASDACRVLREQLVADQQHDGTWRFCTSDVWDTSLLVRALRGHPRFAREGLRPALDFLLSTQNDDGGWPFRSGVESDNDTTGAVMLAMHGTLHGERTLGRALAYLGRVQMDNGLWRTWQFRDDPPVEDVVAHVLSALDAYAGRHRLPVAPARAWLAEEVEGKGAWSASWYRGIPYAVAEIGRALGPAHALAQRGVDALAAMQRSDGGWSPEPGGESTASATGLALTAIAERHPARVEAGLKYLVDTQRPDGSWAGTPDMYGPRPLLSHFETHTQAFVIGGMMAAIGASGKGGAR, encoded by the coding sequence TTGCAGCGCGGCGACGGATCGTGGGAGGTGCTGCCGGACCCGCGGATCTTCGAGACCGCGCTCTGCGGATACGCGCTCTCGCACACGCCCGGCGCGCTTCATCAGGAGGCCGTGGCGCGGGCGCGGCGGTGGGTCGCGTCGGCGACGCCCCAGGCCCATGGCCACGTCACCTACTTGCTCGAGGACGCCCTGCGGCGGATCTTGCTCGGTGAGGGCGGCGAGGTCGACCTGACGGCGCCGGAGCTGTCCATTCCGGTGATGGCGAGCCGGTGCACGATGCTGCACACGCTCGCGCTGCACGCCGGCATGAAGGTGCGCGCGACGTGCTCCGAGGCCGAGCTGCGGGCGCGGGTCGCCCGCGCGTACGAGCGCAGCGCGCAGACCAATCTCAAGCGCTGGAGCAAGGCCGAGCTGATCGCGGCGCACATCCTGCTCGAGGCGCGGGCGGGTGACGCGATCGCCGTCGAGGCCGCGGGCTACGATCTGGCCTACGGGGCGCCGCAGTCGGCGTTCACCTTCAACCCGGTCAGCAAGGCGCTCGCGTACATCGCGCTGTGCACCGCGGCGCCCGCGTCGGACGCTTGTCGCGTGCTGCGCGAGCAGCTCGTCGCCGATCAGCAGCACGACGGAACGTGGCGCTTCTGCACGAGCGACGTCTGGGATACCTCGCTCCTGGTGCGGGCGCTGCGCGGTCATCCGCGGTTCGCTCGCGAGGGGCTACGGCCGGCGCTCGACTTCTTGCTCTCGACGCAGAACGACGACGGCGGGTGGCCGTTCCGCTCGGGCGTCGAGTCCGACAACGACACGACCGGGGCCGTGATGCTCGCGATGCACGGCACGCTGCACGGAGAGCGCACGCTCGGCCGCGCGCTCGCGTACCTCGGCCGCGTGCAGATGGACAACGGCCTGTGGCGCACGTGGCAGTTCCGCGACGATCCGCCGGTCGAGGACGTGGTCGCGCACGTGCTATCCGCGCTCGACGCGTACGCCGGCCGGCACCGGCTGCCGGTCGCACCGGCGCGGGCGTGGCTCGCGGAGGAGGTCGAGGGAAAGGGCGCGTGGTCGGCGAGCTGGTATCGCGGGATCCCGTATGCGGTCGCGGAGATCGGGCGTGCGCTCGGCCCGGCGCATGCGCTCGCGCAGCGTGGCGTGGATGCGCTGGCGGCGATGCAGCGCAGCGACGGCGGGTGGTCGCCCGAGCCTGGCGGCGAGAGCACCGCGAGCGCGACCGGGCTCGCGCTGACGGCGATCGCCGAGCGTCATCCGGCGCGCGTCGAGGCCGGTTTGAAGTACCTCGTCGACACGCAGCGCCCTGATGGCTCCTGGGCCGGGACGCCGGACATGTACGGCCCGCGGCCGCTGCTCAGCCACTTCGAGACGCACACGCAGGCCTTCGTGATCGGCGGGATGATGGCGGCCATCGGGGCGAGCGGGAAGGGGGGCGCGCGATGA
- the dnaE gene encoding DNA polymerase III subunit alpha: protein MAAEFVHLHVHSQYSLLDGALKIKDLVSKTKALGMRSVALTDHGNMFGAIQLYKSCKEAGVGAILGCEVNVARPGRAGARDAGGKGDDTPVDHLVLLASSAEGYKSLVRIVSEGHVQPASGVAPSVTLDFIAQHSKGLIGLTGCMGGVLAQRVLEIGEDEGRAELDRLKQSFEPGSLYVELQDHGLVEQPVLNGILRHLARDAGLPIVGTNDAHFATREDGEGQLYLSCIAANRSYADALAAHHQSFEMFLKSPDEMANVFRDHPEAVRATMEIAEKCSGLKLVLGKPMLPTFALPEGFDTDSYFRHVSHEGLTRRFEEFSRSGKKVDQPAYRQRLDMELDVIIGMKFPGYFLIVWDFIRQAKEMGIPVGPGRGSGAGSLVAYALRITDLDPIPYNLLFERFLNPERVSMPDFDVDFCMDRRDEVIRYVSEKYGTTSVGQIATFHELKAKSVIKDVGRAMGFPPAESQKIANLIPQKGPGQTYTIPESIEIEPKLKAHMEADPTVRELLTQAQKLEGLTRHAGMHAAGIVISEGPLWDHVPCFKNGEALVTQYYKDDVELAGLVKFDFLGLKTLTVVDIAVRLIHARPDQKGKSAAEQFDINTISLEDEPTFHLLQSGETTGVFQLESSGMQQLFKDLRPTNFEDIVAAVALYRPGPLGTGMVKDFVDCKHGRKPIAAMHPLVDELLQPTYGVIVYQEQVMQIAQKLAGYTLGGADLLRRAMGKKKPEEMAKQKSIFVEGSLKNGVSTEDADRIFGLLEFFAGYGFNKSHSAAYALITYQTAYLKRHYPVEFLCALMTADRDKIEKVVRIIAEGRAWGVDILPPDINESQIDFSVVYADKPKEKRGGRKAASKIKTEDVHDPKIRFGLGAIRGVGESALEAVLEARKAGGAFADLFDFAQRVDARRVNKGVFEALVQSGAFDATLAPRGVTRARAFAALDQALERGRSASKDRERGQTSLFGLFDKAAPAAEKMLDEYPQCEPWDLREALVREKQSLGFYVSGHPLDRYGAELGRFEVVPAGSLANKEPWARVRVAGMIEGYRERIFKGGGGKMAFFHLEDTGGRVEVKVRDKQIETYGAILQSTEPVLVSGKVSFPQVEEGAEDEQAAPREPTLMLDEVVLLADAIRAETKSVRIRVHARRATREHIGKLGDVLRSSPGACPVQLLIQLDDGAEAVLALGRGFFVEPNDGMLGRLEKLFGEKVAELR, encoded by the coding sequence GTGGCAGCCGAGTTCGTACACCTCCACGTCCACTCGCAATACTCGCTGCTCGACGGGGCCTTGAAGATCAAGGACCTCGTCAGCAAGACCAAGGCGCTCGGCATGCGCTCGGTGGCGCTCACCGACCATGGCAACATGTTCGGCGCCATCCAGCTCTACAAGAGCTGCAAGGAGGCAGGGGTCGGCGCGATCCTCGGCTGCGAGGTCAACGTCGCGCGCCCGGGCAGGGCGGGGGCGCGTGACGCGGGCGGCAAGGGCGACGACACGCCCGTCGATCACCTCGTCCTGCTCGCCTCGAGCGCCGAGGGCTACAAGAGCCTCGTCCGCATCGTCTCCGAGGGGCACGTCCAGCCCGCGAGCGGCGTCGCGCCGAGCGTCACGCTCGACTTCATCGCCCAGCACTCCAAGGGCCTCATCGGCCTGACGGGCTGCATGGGCGGCGTGCTCGCCCAGCGCGTGCTCGAGATCGGCGAGGACGAGGGCCGCGCCGAGCTCGACCGGCTCAAGCAGAGCTTCGAGCCAGGCAGCCTCTACGTCGAGCTGCAGGATCACGGGCTCGTCGAGCAGCCGGTCCTGAACGGCATCCTCCGGCACCTCGCGCGCGACGCGGGGCTGCCCATCGTGGGCACGAACGACGCGCACTTCGCCACGCGCGAGGACGGCGAAGGGCAGCTCTACCTCTCTTGCATCGCGGCGAACCGCTCCTACGCCGACGCGCTCGCGGCTCACCACCAGAGCTTCGAGATGTTCCTCAAGTCGCCCGACGAGATGGCGAACGTCTTCCGCGATCACCCCGAGGCGGTGCGCGCAACCATGGAGATCGCCGAGAAGTGCTCGGGGCTCAAGCTCGTGCTCGGCAAGCCCATGCTGCCGACGTTCGCGCTGCCCGAGGGCTTCGACACCGACTCGTACTTCCGGCACGTCTCGCACGAGGGGCTCACGCGGCGCTTCGAGGAGTTCTCGCGCTCGGGCAAGAAGGTCGACCAGCCTGCTTACCGGCAGCGGCTCGACATGGAGCTCGACGTCATCATCGGGATGAAGTTCCCGGGCTACTTCCTCATCGTCTGGGACTTCATCCGGCAGGCGAAGGAGATGGGGATCCCCGTGGGCCCGGGCCGCGGCTCGGGCGCCGGCTCGCTCGTGGCGTACGCGCTGCGCATCACCGACCTCGATCCGATCCCGTACAACCTGCTCTTCGAGCGCTTCCTGAACCCGGAGCGCGTGAGCATGCCGGACTTCGACGTCGACTTCTGCATGGACCGGCGCGACGAGGTCATCCGCTACGTCTCCGAGAAGTACGGCACGACGAGCGTCGGTCAGATCGCGACGTTCCACGAGCTGAAGGCCAAGAGCGTCATCAAGGACGTCGGCCGCGCGATGGGCTTCCCGCCGGCCGAGTCGCAGAAGATCGCGAACCTCATCCCGCAGAAGGGCCCGGGGCAGACGTACACGATCCCGGAGTCGATCGAGATCGAGCCCAAGCTCAAGGCCCACATGGAGGCCGATCCCACGGTGCGCGAGCTGCTCACGCAGGCGCAGAAGCTCGAGGGCCTCACGAGGCACGCGGGCATGCACGCCGCCGGCATCGTGATCAGCGAGGGCCCGCTCTGGGATCACGTGCCGTGCTTCAAGAACGGCGAGGCCCTCGTCACGCAGTACTACAAGGACGACGTCGAGCTCGCGGGCCTCGTCAAGTTCGACTTCCTCGGCCTGAAGACGCTCACCGTCGTCGACATCGCGGTGCGCCTGATCCACGCCCGCCCCGATCAGAAGGGCAAGTCGGCCGCCGAGCAGTTCGACATCAACACGATCTCGCTCGAGGACGAGCCTACGTTCCACCTCCTGCAATCGGGCGAGACGACGGGCGTGTTCCAGCTCGAGTCGAGCGGCATGCAGCAGCTCTTCAAGGACCTGCGCCCGACCAACTTCGAGGACATCGTCGCCGCCGTCGCGCTCTACCGTCCCGGTCCGCTCGGCACCGGCATGGTGAAGGACTTCGTCGACTGCAAGCACGGGCGCAAGCCCATCGCGGCGATGCATCCCCTCGTCGACGAGCTGCTCCAGCCGACGTACGGCGTCATCGTCTACCAGGAGCAGGTCATGCAGATCGCGCAGAAGCTCGCCGGCTACACGCTCGGCGGCGCCGATCTGCTCCGCCGCGCCATGGGCAAGAAGAAGCCCGAGGAGATGGCCAAGCAGAAGAGCATCTTCGTCGAGGGCTCGTTGAAGAACGGCGTGTCGACCGAGGACGCCGACCGCATCTTCGGCCTGCTCGAGTTCTTCGCGGGCTACGGCTTCAACAAGAGCCACTCGGCCGCGTACGCGCTCATCACGTACCAGACCGCGTACCTGAAGCGTCACTATCCGGTGGAGTTCCTCTGCGCGCTGATGACCGCGGACCGGGACAAGATCGAGAAGGTCGTGCGCATCATCGCCGAGGGGCGCGCGTGGGGCGTCGACATCCTCCCGCCGGACATCAACGAGTCGCAGATCGACTTCTCCGTCGTCTACGCCGACAAGCCCAAGGAGAAGCGGGGCGGCAGGAAGGCGGCCTCCAAGATCAAGACCGAGGACGTCCACGATCCGAAGATCCGCTTCGGCCTCGGCGCGATCCGCGGCGTCGGCGAGAGCGCGCTCGAGGCGGTGCTCGAGGCGCGCAAGGCGGGCGGGGCGTTCGCGGATCTGTTCGACTTCGCCCAGCGCGTCGACGCGCGGCGCGTGAACAAGGGCGTGTTCGAGGCGCTCGTGCAGTCGGGCGCGTTCGACGCGACGCTCGCCCCGCGCGGCGTCACGCGGGCGCGGGCGTTCGCGGCGCTCGATCAGGCGCTCGAGCGAGGCAGGAGCGCGAGCAAGGATCGCGAGCGCGGCCAGACGTCGCTCTTCGGCCTCTTCGACAAGGCAGCTCCCGCCGCGGAGAAGATGCTCGACGAGTACCCGCAGTGCGAGCCGTGGGATCTGCGCGAGGCGCTCGTGCGCGAGAAGCAGTCGCTCGGCTTCTACGTCTCGGGTCACCCGCTCGATCGTTACGGCGCCGAGCTCGGGCGGTTCGAGGTGGTGCCTGCGGGCTCGCTCGCGAACAAGGAGCCCTGGGCGCGGGTGCGCGTGGCGGGGATGATCGAGGGCTACCGCGAGCGCATCTTCAAGGGCGGCGGCGGCAAGATGGCCTTCTTCCACCTCGAGGACACGGGCGGCCGCGTCGAGGTGAAGGTGCGTGACAAGCAGATCGAGACCTACGGGGCGATCTTGCAGAGCACCGAGCCCGTCCTCGTGAGCGGCAAGGTGAGCTTCCCGCAGGTGGAGGAGGGCGCCGAGGACGAGCAAGCCGCGCCGCGCGAGCCCACCCTGATGCTCGACGAGGTCGTTCTCCTGGCCGACGCGATCCGCGCCGAGACCAAGAGCGTGCGCATCCGCGTGCACGCGCGACGCGCTACGCGCGAGCACATCGGCAAGCTCGGCGACGTGTTGCGCTCGAGCCCCGGCGCGTGCCCCGTGCAGCTCCTCATCCAGCTCGACGACGGCGCCGAGGCGGTGCTCGCCCTCGGCAGAGGCTTCTTCGTGGAGCCGAACGACGGAATGCTCGGGCGGCTCGAGAAGCTGTTCGGCGAGAAGGTGGCCGAGCTGCGATAG
- a CDS encoding DUF507 family protein encodes MRLFSGKITPLSEEIVRALSENRDIECESRKEVERDLESVFSQYVAAEREVMEKAKGLLESRGMPPSEMGRVRRLCADQKGIKIGDDMLDYLLDQCIEMLMHSSNVDEVYVEDHDLRRRMRPVLKKYLEVDEALDTEVRNQLKHVKEGSRTWEVEYRRIMSDIQRRKGLV; translated from the coding sequence ATGCGCCTCTTTAGCGGCAAAATTACCCCCCTCAGCGAAGAGATCGTCAGAGCCCTCTCGGAGAATCGGGACATCGAGTGTGAGTCCCGAAAGGAGGTCGAACGCGATCTGGAGTCTGTCTTTTCTCAGTACGTCGCGGCGGAGCGCGAGGTGATGGAGAAGGCGAAGGGTCTGCTCGAGTCGCGCGGCATGCCGCCGAGCGAGATGGGCCGTGTGCGCCGGCTCTGTGCAGATCAGAAGGGCATCAAGATCGGCGACGACATGCTCGACTACTTGCTCGACCAGTGTATCGAGATGCTCATGCACTCGAGCAACGTGGACGAGGTGTACGTCGAGGATCACGACCTCAGGCGACGCATGCGGCCCGTGTTGAAGAAGTACCTGGAGGTCGACGAGGCGCTCGACACCGAGGTCCGCAACCAGCTCAAGCATGTGAAGGAGGGTTCTCGGACCTGGGAGGTCGAGTACCGCCGGATCATGAGCGACATTCAGCGCCGCAAGGGGCTCGTCTAG
- a CDS encoding c-type cytochrome, with protein MVSSVPGRRGVTRPSSEVLTLLLSLCAAIAIVGCDKRDVREWQPSDHDQPPGQQAGQVAPRPASTGEQGNQELVEIAWQRNCATCHGQRGRGDGPQGPMVRAPDLTRAEWQSRVGDAEIVEVIRKGRNRMPPFANLPDQVITGLVGRIRANRSKD; from the coding sequence ATGGTCTCGTCTGTCCCTGGTCGCCGCGGCGTCACGCGCCCGTCGTCCGAAGTCCTGACGCTCCTTTTGAGCTTGTGCGCGGCGATCGCGATCGTCGGGTGCGACAAGCGCGACGTGCGCGAGTGGCAGCCGAGCGATCACGATCAGCCGCCGGGACAGCAGGCCGGTCAGGTCGCGCCGCGCCCCGCGAGCACGGGAGAGCAGGGCAACCAGGAGCTCGTCGAGATCGCCTGGCAGCGCAACTGCGCGACATGCCACGGCCAGCGCGGTCGCGGCGACGGTCCGCAAGGCCCGATGGTGCGCGCGCCCGATCTCACGCGCGCCGAGTGGCAGTCACGCGTGGGCGACGCCGAGATCGTCGAGGTCATCCGCAAGGGCAGAAACCGCATGCCCCCGTTCGCGAACCTGCCTGATCAAGTGATCACGGGCCTCGTCGGCCGCATCCGCGCCAACCGCAGCAAAGACTGA
- a CDS encoding cytochrome P450, which translates to MSATIPGPRGLPLVGALPAMLREGVFEYVERCWRSYGDMFQIPTTGRSRMVFISHPDALERVLANTDLYLKDKNYDPVRPLLGDGLVTSSGDAWRAQRKLIQPVFHRNMLRGYVPTMIRCVEEMLARWEAKRVAGQFVDLYAEMLRLTHHIVGMTLFGLDISDSAEEAAGAVMDSLQLAGQRVNRGALAMPLFIPTPANLRFQRAVRTLDRLVFALIDEARRASPSDGQPTTLLRLLVEARDESGRAMTDRQLRDELITQYVAGQETTGLSLTWGLMLLSGREEVLAQMRSESAGIGGPGTSVDELDGLTYTRMVVDEILRLKPPVWALTRMAAQDDALCGRPIEAGTTVMFGIYFAHRHPDFWEAPEEFRPERFTPERVKARHHYAYLPFSAGPRTCVGRRFALYEMMIVLSLIARRYRIEVLPGQDIGMKVAATCHPDRPVWARLWERGA; encoded by the coding sequence GTGAGCGCGACGATCCCCGGCCCTCGCGGCCTGCCGCTCGTCGGCGCGCTGCCCGCGATGCTGCGCGAGGGCGTGTTCGAGTACGTCGAGCGCTGCTGGCGCTCGTACGGCGACATGTTCCAGATCCCCACCACGGGGCGGAGCCGGATGGTCTTCATCTCGCATCCGGACGCGCTCGAGCGCGTGCTCGCGAACACGGACCTCTACCTGAAGGACAAGAACTACGATCCTGTCCGCCCGCTGCTCGGCGATGGGCTCGTCACCAGCTCGGGCGATGCGTGGCGCGCGCAGCGCAAGCTCATCCAGCCGGTGTTCCACCGCAACATGCTGCGGGGCTACGTGCCGACGATGATCCGCTGCGTCGAGGAGATGCTCGCGCGGTGGGAGGCGAAGCGCGTCGCGGGCCAGTTCGTGGACCTCTACGCGGAGATGCTGCGGCTGACGCATCACATCGTGGGGATGACGCTCTTCGGTCTCGACATCAGCGACAGCGCCGAGGAGGCGGCGGGCGCGGTGATGGACAGCCTTCAGCTCGCCGGACAGCGCGTGAACCGCGGTGCGCTCGCCATGCCGCTGTTCATCCCGACCCCGGCCAACCTGCGCTTTCAGCGTGCGGTGCGGACGCTCGATCGGCTGGTGTTCGCGCTGATCGACGAGGCGCGGCGCGCATCTCCGAGCGATGGGCAACCGACGACGCTCTTGCGCCTGCTCGTCGAAGCGCGCGACGAGTCCGGGCGCGCGATGACGGACCGGCAGCTCCGCGACGAGCTGATCACGCAGTACGTCGCGGGCCAGGAGACGACGGGACTGAGCCTGACGTGGGGGCTGATGCTGCTCTCAGGGCGCGAGGAGGTGCTCGCGCAGATGCGGAGCGAGTCGGCCGGGATCGGAGGTCCGGGGACGTCGGTCGACGAGCTCGATGGGCTGACGTACACGCGGATGGTGGTGGACGAGATCCTCCGGCTGAAGCCGCCGGTGTGGGCGCTGACGCGCATGGCGGCGCAGGACGACGCGCTGTGCGGGCGTCCGATCGAGGCGGGGACGACCGTGATGTTCGGGATCTACTTCGCGCACCGTCACCCCGATTTCTGGGAGGCGCCCGAGGAGTTCCGGCCGGAGCGCTTCACGCCCGAGCGGGTGAAGGCGCGGCACCACTACGCCTACCTGCCGTTCAGCGCGGGCCCGAGGACGTGCGTCGGCCGGCGGTTCGCGCTGTACGAGATGATGATCGTGCTGTCGCTGATCGCGCGCCGGTATCGGATCGAGGTGCTGCCGGGCCAGGACATCGGGATGAAGGTGGCCGCGACGTGCCATCCGGATCGGCCGGTGTGGGCGAGGTTGTGGGAGAGGGGGGCCTGA
- a CDS encoding TIGR04552 family protein: MTYDAVGSLKDLEEFSLMDLESVRLILRGDSVVDWHRVHTHDEEAARALLTAQEFRPDEPADRARLEAIKNEAIAYLRRHFEFPIPKPVARASVEEMLVLASGKGHRQLCACTILKAMHIIHHLEGRELLFSIPMSDQEVFHLVEEKVYRIIGGMLASGFPITEFVGGRKNKDSLYTKLLSKSDTTAAAIYDKLRFRIVTREADDILPVLLYLSERLFPFNYVVPGQSTNTIFHFRSYCERNEHLRALVRELQAGVDDGLTLGNNTFSDQSYRVIHFVVDLPVRLPPEIMELAPPAAWALGPIIFVLCEFQIIDRETEAANELGDASHAKYKERQKIAVMRRLKLGGGQRPK; encoded by the coding sequence ATGACGTACGACGCCGTCGGCTCCCTCAAGGATCTCGAAGAGTTCTCCTTGATGGATCTCGAGTCCGTGCGGCTCATCCTGCGAGGCGACTCGGTCGTCGACTGGCACAGAGTCCACACGCACGACGAGGAAGCTGCACGCGCGCTGCTGACCGCGCAGGAGTTCCGGCCCGACGAACCGGCCGACCGAGCGCGCCTCGAGGCGATCAAGAACGAGGCGATCGCGTACCTACGCCGCCACTTCGAGTTCCCGATCCCCAAGCCCGTCGCGCGCGCATCCGTCGAGGAGATGCTCGTGCTCGCCTCCGGCAAAGGTCACAGGCAGCTCTGCGCCTGCACGATCCTGAAGGCGATGCACATCATCCACCACCTGGAAGGCAGGGAGCTTCTCTTCTCGATCCCGATGTCCGACCAGGAGGTCTTCCACCTCGTCGAGGAGAAGGTCTACCGCATCATCGGCGGGATGCTGGCCTCGGGCTTCCCCATCACGGAGTTCGTGGGAGGTCGCAAGAACAAGGACTCGCTCTACACGAAGCTCCTGTCGAAGAGCGACACGACCGCCGCGGCCATCTACGACAAGCTGCGCTTCCGCATCGTCACGCGCGAGGCCGACGACATCCTGCCGGTCCTGCTCTACCTGTCCGAGCGGCTGTTCCCGTTCAACTACGTGGTGCCCGGGCAGAGCACGAACACGATCTTCCACTTCCGCAGCTACTGCGAGCGCAACGAGCACCTGCGAGCGCTCGTCCGCGAGCTGCAAGCTGGCGTCGACGACGGGCTGACGCTCGGCAACAACACGTTCAGCGACCAGAGCTACCGGGTGATCCACTTCGTGGTGGACCTGCCCGTGCGTCTGCCGCCCGAGATCATGGAGCTTGCCCCGCCCGCCGCGTGGGCGCTCGGCCCCATCATCTTCGTGCTCTGCGAGTTCCAGATCATCGACCGCGAGACCGAAGCCGCCAACGAGCTCGGCGACGCCAGCCACGCCAAGTACAAAGAGCGCCAAAAAATCGCCGTCATGCGCCGCCTAAAACTCGGCGGGGGTCAACGCCCCAAATGA
- a CDS encoding OmpA family protein produces MAPVLCTLMMIGAAAAMTGCTVQTSGGTTPEQPPPPPPEPEAKKEEPPPEEPKQEFKMEGNKLLLPGAIVYKTGSAELDPVSEPVLTTVKQYLDAKTKVTLLRIEGHTDDVGDDKSNIELSAKRSQTVAKWLVGKGIDCKRLLPVGFGETKPVADNKTPEGKAQNRRTDFINAALNGKAIGGMPLDAGAPKVLDACTP; encoded by the coding sequence GTGGCTCCCGTTCTCTGCACCCTGATGATGATCGGCGCTGCCGCCGCGATGACCGGCTGCACGGTCCAAACCTCTGGCGGTACGACGCCCGAGCAGCCGCCGCCGCCGCCGCCCGAGCCCGAGGCCAAGAAGGAAGAGCCTCCGCCGGAGGAGCCCAAGCAGGAGTTCAAGATGGAGGGCAACAAGCTCCTCCTGCCGGGCGCCATCGTCTACAAGACGGGCTCGGCCGAGCTCGATCCCGTCAGCGAGCCGGTCCTCACGACGGTCAAGCAGTACCTCGACGCCAAGACCAAGGTCACGCTGCTCCGCATCGAGGGGCATACGGACGACGTCGGCGACGACAAGAGCAACATCGAGCTGTCGGCGAAGCGCAGCCAGACGGTGGCGAAGTGGCTCGTCGGCAAGGGCATCGACTGCAAGCGCCTCCTGCCCGTCGGCTTCGGCGAGACCAAGCCGGTCGCGGACAACAAGACGCCCGAGGGCAAGGCGCAGAACCGCCGCACCGACTTCATCAACGCGGCGCTCAACGGCAAGGCGATCGGCGGCATGCCGCTCGACGCCGGCGCGCCCAAGGTCCTGGACGCCTGCACCCCCTGA
- a CDS encoding terpene synthase family protein codes for MTRVAAAVDPVVLERILRWAKGIEDFEEHHAHDGVFLGSAFRHDGLPENADADFLVGLCVTFWFWFDDRSDRFRCDADTYDTLIALGSDPSHRTTKRAPEIAFFERLGDEVKQRCGSAAEHAWWLMGSAIVFRGMLAERVMSRAGAAPSYAEALEAGADSSTLPSILPAANVAHRMDRAARASDQRLARAERYMCLSQRLLNDLVSADKERREGHAGRVSNIALLLEGSMSRGAARAFVEAQLHGYERLMSHELDLLGPGDDFARLIRHSIRNIRRWYALGPARYGSGAEGGAA; via the coding sequence ATGACGCGGGTCGCCGCCGCCGTCGATCCGGTCGTGCTCGAGCGCATCCTGCGCTGGGCGAAGGGGATCGAGGACTTCGAGGAGCACCACGCGCACGACGGCGTGTTCCTCGGCTCCGCGTTCCGCCATGACGGCCTGCCCGAGAACGCCGACGCGGACTTTCTGGTCGGGCTGTGCGTCACGTTCTGGTTCTGGTTCGACGACCGCAGCGACCGCTTCCGGTGCGACGCGGACACGTACGACACGCTGATCGCGCTCGGCTCCGATCCCTCGCACCGGACGACCAAGCGCGCGCCCGAGATCGCGTTCTTCGAGCGCCTCGGTGACGAGGTGAAGCAGCGGTGCGGCAGCGCGGCCGAGCACGCGTGGTGGCTCATGGGCTCCGCGATCGTGTTCCGGGGGATGTTGGCCGAGCGGGTGATGTCGCGCGCCGGCGCGGCGCCTTCGTACGCGGAGGCGCTCGAGGCCGGTGCGGACAGCTCGACGCTGCCGAGCATCCTGCCGGCGGCCAACGTGGCGCATCGCATGGACCGGGCCGCGCGCGCGAGCGATCAGCGGCTCGCGCGGGCCGAGCGCTACATGTGCCTGTCGCAGCGCCTCTTGAACGATCTCGTCAGCGCCGACAAGGAGCGCCGCGAGGGACACGCGGGGCGGGTGTCGAACATCGCCCTGTTGCTCGAGGGCTCGATGTCGCGAGGGGCGGCGCGGGCCTTCGTGGAGGCCCAGCTCCACGGCTACGAGCGCCTGATGTCCCACGAGCTCGATCTGCTCGGCCCGGGCGACGATTTCGCGAGGCTGATTCGGCACAGCATCAGGAACATCCGCCGCTGGTACGCGCTCGGCCCGGCGCGCTACGGCAGCGGCGCGGAAGGCGGTGCGGCGTGA